GCCAAGGTTGACCACAAAGCCGAGTAAAAAAGTATGCCATTGCCAGCGAATAGTCAGGGCTTGTTCAAGCTGATAGAGCCCCATAAGTGTGCGGTTGACATCGAATACTAAGGCATTGGCAATCACAAAACCAGCAATGCTGCCAAACAGTGCAGTCACTAGGCTCATCAGGATAAATTCAATCGCAATCGCAGTGCCAATAGCGTGTGGTGTGCAGCCCAAAATAGCAAACTGCTCCAGCAGTTTTTTGCGCCCCGCAATGGATAGCTTAATGGCATTAAAGCTTAAAAACGCCGCCACAATGTAACCAAGCAAAGCCAATGCGCCAAGGTTAAAAAAGAACGCCTCCGAGAGCGCATCAAAGTTTTGTTCTTGCGCAGCGACTAACCGAGCCTTGTTGGCCAAAATGGCCTCTATTTGTGGGATTTGCTCTGGGGTTAAGCCAATCATTTCAATAAAGCTCAGCTGCCCTTGTGCGTTAAGCAGTTTATCTGCGTATGCGATGTCGGTGATTGACCAAATGCCGATGTTATCAATCAAACGATAATGTGGAGTGGCCTCGTTATTAGCCAGTTTCAGCGTGGGCTGAACGGTTGTAAGTGCTAATTTTTTGCTTTGTTTGCGGTCGATTAAAATCGAATCAAAAGCCATCCCTGTGCTGCTTTTTTGTCTGTGCTGTGTGGTGCTTGGCGCGGGATGAGTGAGCCACATCAGGCTATCGATCCCTTGCAGATACACAGTTTTGCCTGAGGCCAACTTTAACTTTCCACGTAGGACTGGTTGCGCATTGATAAACCCTTGCGAGCGCAGGGTGAGCCATAATTGACCGCTGATAAATTCTTGGCCTATCGGCGGTTTAATAATGTGGCTGACGGCGGCATCAATCAACGCCGAAGAGTGGTGGTGGCGGTTTTTGGCTTCTTGGTTTAGGCCCGCAATGGCGGTTAATAAAGCACTGCCCAAACTGAGGCCCGCAATAAACAGCACCAGTAACCAAGGATGACGCCTAAAATAGGCAATGTGGGTGCGCAGTATGAGGGAGACTTCAGCCATCAAACTGCCCGTTTGCTAACACTTTGACACTATCAAAATACTGAGTTAATCGCTGCGAGTGCGTTACCATGACCAAGTTAATTTGCCGCTCTTTGCATAAGGTGGTGAGCATCTCCACCACTTGTTGAGCGCGTGTTTGATCTAAGTTGCCAGTGGGTTCGTCAGCTAAAATCAGTTTAGGTTGGTTAAGCAGCGCCCGAGCAATGCCGACGCGCTGTTGCTCCCCACCAGACAGTTGGCTGGGTAGCTTATTGAGTTTGTCCTTTAAGCCTAATTGTTCTACTAAGGCATCAAATTCGCTCGCGACTTGGTTTGGATAATTAAGTTGATGTTGAAACAGAATGTTTTGTTTGACGCTCAAGCAATCAAGTAATTGATAGTGCTGAAAAATAAGGCCGATTTTACGGCGGTAATGAGCCAGTTGCTGCGCATTGTAAGCAGAAATACGTTCACCATTGACCTCAATTTGACCGCTGTTTGGGCTCAGCAAACCTGCAAGCAAATGCAATAAGGTGGTTTTACCTGAACCACTGTCACCCAGTAACGCTAAATGCTCGTGTGCATTGATAGTAAAACTCAAGCCATCAAACAGGGTTTGCACCTCTGCACCATCTTGCCTGCGAAAGCATAAATCGCTCACACTTATCACATTAATTCCTTTAAGCTCAGTGTTTTAGCTAGTCTACAAAAAAAGCTGAGTTAAAAATAGTGATATATCAAATAACTGAAGGTCATTAATACTTAGGCTATTGGCTCCTTGGCTCAATGAAAGTGTTTGTTGTCGCTGAGCTTATGAGGGCTTAAGTACCTGTTTTCCATAGTCGGTATTGTTTATTTCTATCTGTTAAGGTGGCCATTTTCTCGAGTTTAGCTTCTATTCCTGCCAGAGTAGGGATGCCGCATTGCACTCGTTGTTCATCTGAGCGGGCATTTTTGTCAAAATTTTCTAAGTAGTAAATTTCATGTGTCCCTTCGGCATTCATTTTTCTGTACAATTGCGTTCCCCAGATTTGAGGCTGGTCAATTTTTTGCAGGTGTCTATCTTCAGCGGCGCATGATAACCAGCTCGCATTTTTATTGCTGGGGTCAAGGGCTCTTGCTTTTTGCGACAGCTCCATGGCCATTTTATAATGCGCAGGATCTGAACCATGTTGCATGATCATGGCCGCAGCAAAGTATTCTTCGGAGGATAAATTTTCTGTTGTTTTTATTAATTG
This Pseudoalteromonas ulvae UL12 DNA region includes the following protein-coding sequences:
- a CDS encoding ABC transporter ATP-binding protein, translated to MISVSDLCFRRQDGAEVQTLFDGLSFTINAHEHLALLGDSGSGKTTLLHLLAGLLSPNSGQIEVNGERISAYNAQQLAHYRRKIGLIFQHYQLLDCLSVKQNILFQHQLNYPNQVASEFDALVEQLGLKDKLNKLPSQLSGGEQQRVGIARALLNQPKLILADEPTGNLDQTRAQQVVEMLTTLCKERQINLVMVTHSQRLTQYFDSVKVLANGQFDG